GGACACCTGCAGGTTGGTCGCCTCGCCCAGCACGACAAAGTCCGGGCGGATGCCTTCCTCCTCCACGAGCACCTTCATCCCCAGCCCTTCGGCCGGCTCTTCCTGCACCACCCCCACCACATAGAGCGTTCCCCTCAGCCGAGGGGCGCGGGCCTGGATGGCGGGCGCGGAATGCACCATGGCCGCCAGCGCGCCCTTCATGTCCACCGCCCCCAGGCCGTACAGGATGCCGTTCTCCAACTCGGCGGCGTAGGGGTCGCGCGTCCACTGCTTGGGGTCGCCCGGGCCTACCGTGTCCATGTGGCCGTTGTACAGCAGGATGGGCGGCTCGCCGCTGCCCAGCCGCCCCACCACGTTGCCGATGCGGTCCGTGAAGACATTCTCCCAGCCCAGCCGCCGCATCTCCTCGGCGAGCCGCTGCGCCAAAGCACCCTCCTGCCCAGAGGGGCTGGGAATTCGGATCAAGTCCTGCGCGAATTGCACCAGCGCATCCGTGTCAATTTCCTTCCAGTGGTTCATTCTCCCCCTCGCACATGGGAAACGGCGATTTCACCGTTGCGCGCCGCCCGCAGGGCCTAGTAGGCCCCCCTCGCGAAGATCACCTGCGGGATCGTGCGCAACAGAATCTTGAAGTCCAGAAAGAGCGACCAGTTCTCAATGTAGTACAAGTCCAGGAGCACCATCTCGTCAAAGGTCAGATCGCTGCGCCCGCTCACCTGCCAGAGGCCCGTGATGCCCGGAGCCACGGCCAGCCGCCTGCGATGCCAGTCCTGGTACTGCTCCACCTCGCGCGGCAGGGGCGGACGCGGCCCCACCAGGCTCATCTCCCCCTTCAGCACGTTGTACAACTGGGGCAGTTCGTCCACGCTGGTGCGGCGGAGAATGCGGCCCACGCGCGTGATGCGCGGGTCGTTTTTCATCTTGAACAAAGGCCCCGACGCCTCGTTGTGGGACTTGAGCGTCTCCAACTGCTCCTCGGCGTCCTTGTACATGGTGCGGAACTTGTACAGCGTGAACCGCGACTCGCCTCGGCCCACGCGCTCCTGTCGGAACAGAATCGGCCCCGGCGAGTCCAGCCGTATGGCCAGCGCCGCCAGCGCCATGAAGGGAGCCGTGAGAATCAGGACGACGGCAGCGCCGATAATGTCCAGCACGCGCTTGGCAATCTGCCCGGCGGTGCTGATGCGCGGCTCCTGCACCGACAGCAGCGGCAAGCCGTTCAGGTTGTCCATGTCCAGCCGCCGCACGGACATCTGGAACAGGTCGGGCACGATGCGGGCGCGAATGTCCGAGCGCGCACACTCGTTGACAATG
The sequence above is drawn from the Chloroflexota bacterium genome and encodes:
- a CDS encoding undecaprenyl-phosphate glucose phosphotransferase translates to MSRRYRQTVALLTALTDIVLINVAFALAYFVRYQLEWPRPVIDEYYVPYQTFIPIAALFTGVLLLTFLLERVYEVRRGRPWLDEVYAVVNGTTNGVILLIVFFFVSGSPLYSRLIFLYAAVAVVVVLGLGRAVRNWILNALRRRGVGVDRVLVVGAGETGRMLMRNIVAQPELGYRIVGYVDDDPKKANGAVGRFSGLGTVDDLPQILAAGKVDEVIVTLPWMYHRKILRIVNECARSDIRARIVPDLFQMSVRRLDMDNLNGLPLLSVQEPRISTAGQIAKRVLDIIGAAVVLILTAPFMALAALAIRLDSPGPILFRQERVGRGESRFTLYKFRTMYKDAEEQLETLKSHNEASGPLFKMKNDPRITRVGRILRRTSVDELPQLYNVLKGEMSLVGPRPPLPREVEQYQDWHRRRLAVAPGITGLWQVSGRSDLTFDEMVLLDLYYIENWSLFLDFKILLRTIPQVIFARGAY